The genomic window CGGATGGGGAGCCTGCACTGGGTAGGCATGCAGGGCGTGAGGGTGGTCTTTCAGCAGGTCCTCGGTGAACTTGGCGGACCCGTCCACATGGAGCCACGCGCTTTCGTGTTTGCTCATGCCATCACCCCCAGATGGGTTTCAAAGTACCCCTCGATCAGTTTCAGGGTCACGGCTTTGCGGTATTCCTTGCTGGCCCGGTGGTCGCTGAGGGGATTCAGGCTGGCGTCCAGCACCCGTAAAGCATCCCTCAGGGCATCCTGTGGTTTCTTGCCGAGCATCTGGTCTTCAGCCTCTCTGGCCCGGATGGGGGTGGCTGCCACTCCGCCCAGAGCGAGCCTTGCAAAAGCAACCAACCCATTTTCCACACGCACATCCATCGCCAGAGCCACCGAACTGATGTCGTCGTGGTGGCGTTTGGTGGCTTTGAAAAATTCCAGTGTGGCCGGAATTCTGGCAAATTCGATGGCCTGCAACAGTTCTCCTTGCTGCAGCAAGGTGGTGCGGTATCCGGTGAAGAAATCCTGCAAATCGGCGGTTTTTTCACCTTGCAAGGTGGCAACGATGACCTTTGCATCCAGAGCCAGCAGCAACGGAGCAGCGTCCCCAATCGGTGAGGCCGTCATCAGAGACCCCCCGAGGGTGGCCCGGTTGCGGATCAACCTTGAGGCGTAACGGTCCAGCCATGAGGTTTTCAGGTGGGCGGGCACCAGACTTTCCAGTTCGCTGAGGGTGACGGCTGCACCCACCCGGTGTCCGGTGGGTGTGGAAAGCAGCACTTTCAACTCTGGAATCAGGTTCACATCAAGGTAAGCCTCTGGACGCACATCCCGCTGGTTGTATTCCACGATGGCGTCGGTGCCTCCGGCCAGCACACGGGCTTGTGGGTGATCTTGCAGCCACAAAAGGGCTTCCTGCAAACCTGCCGGACGGTAAAAGCGGGCAGATTCCAGCGTTTGGATGTTCGGAAGT from Deinococcus misasensis DSM 22328 includes these protein-coding regions:
- a CDS encoding FAD binding domain-containing protein, whose product is MNEGNFPASSQNTSGLILRVNGHDHPLAPEQLTVPLLHTLRDLGYTSCKEGCGEGECGACAVVVQAASAQGSPYTPLNACLTLTGSVVDYPVLTAEGLGGHPVQEAMVNFNGSQCGYCTPGFVMGMFSEYYRERPFDLEAISGNLCRCTGYRAIRDAALSLPEHTPDRFSQLQLPNIQTLESARFYRPAGLQEALLWLQDHPQARVLAGGTDAIVEYNQRDVRPEAYLDVNLIPELKVLLSTPTGHRVGAAVTLSELESLVPAHLKTSWLDRYASRLIRNRATLGGSLMTASPIGDAAPLLLALDAKVIVATLQGEKTADLQDFFTGYRTTLLQQGELLQAIEFARIPATLEFFKATKRHHDDISSVALAMDVRVENGLVAFARLALGGVAATPIRAREAEDQMLGKKPQDALRDALRVLDASLNPLSDHRASKEYRKAVTLKLIEGYFETHLGVMA